One window of the Desulfomonilia bacterium genome contains the following:
- a CDS encoding lactate racemase domain-containing protein codes for MVIGKGLMDAFLTNEDIEDFLQQAFTKWDMTGQKVLVIVPDSTRILPMPLFFRLIHEGLAGKAKSIDYLISSGTYAPMSSEDINKHFGITPRQLAEGIYRDVNIFTHQWNLPENYATLGTISEDETDSLTSGMLKAELPVRLNRKVLNYDMIIVLSPVSPHELAGFSGGNKYFFSGTGSPEVMNYISWLGALHMRRDILGVRDTSVRRIIDRAASFIPASKLYICPVVREYGVSGLFIGEHDEAWTKAVELSLRVHIVYSDKRYSKVIAVLPKSYPDLWVGVKGLQKVEQIVKDDGELIIYAPHVRGLSFAHGMLMEKIGYHVRDFFLKKWDYYKGYPLMVLAHSTLLKPDGTYQEGKEHPRINATLATGIHPLVCKKINLNYYNPLEINPRNPIGEQNEDMLVVRNAGEILYRFRDN; via the coding sequence ATGGTTATCGGAAAAGGATTGATGGATGCTTTTCTGACAAACGAAGATATTGAGGATTTTCTTCAGCAGGCCTTCACCAAGTGGGACATGACGGGACAAAAGGTGCTTGTTATCGTCCCTGACTCAACCCGGATACTGCCAATGCCTCTTTTCTTCAGGCTTATACATGAAGGGCTTGCAGGAAAGGCCAAATCCATAGATTATCTGATTTCATCCGGTACTTATGCACCCATGTCCAGTGAAGATATAAACAAACACTTCGGCATTACGCCAAGGCAGCTTGCAGAAGGCATCTACAGGGATGTGAACATATTCACTCACCAGTGGAACCTTCCTGAAAATTATGCAACTCTCGGGACAATCAGCGAGGATGAAACAGACAGTCTTACATCGGGTATGCTCAAGGCGGAACTTCCTGTGCGGCTGAACCGAAAGGTGCTCAATTATGACATGATCATCGTCCTAAGTCCCGTCTCGCCCCATGAACTTGCCGGGTTTTCAGGAGGCAACAAATATTTCTTTTCAGGAACCGGCAGTCCGGAAGTGATGAATTATATAAGCTGGCTTGGAGCGTTGCATATGAGGCGGGATATTCTAGGGGTTAGGGACACATCGGTCAGGAGGATAATCGACAGGGCGGCTTCATTCATTCCCGCATCCAAGCTGTATATCTGCCCTGTTGTCAGGGAATACGGTGTGAGCGGTCTTTTTATCGGTGAACATGATGAGGCATGGACAAAAGCGGTTGAGCTGTCCTTACGGGTGCATATCGTATATTCGGATAAGAGATATTCGAAAGTGATTGCAGTACTGCCCAAAAGCTATCCCGATCTCTGGGTCGGAGTGAAGGGACTGCAGAAGGTTGAACAGATCGTAAAGGATGATGGGGAATTGATTATCTATGCCCCGCATGTGAGGGGGCTTTCTTTTGCCCACGGCATGCTCATGGAAAAAATAGGGTATCATGTGAGGGATTTTTTCCTGAAGAAGTGGGATTATTATAAGGGCTATCCTTTGATGGTTCTTGCACATTCGACACTTTTAAAGCCTGACGGGACATATCAAGAAGGGAAGGAGCATCCCCGTATAAACGCTACTCTTGCAACAGGGATTCACCCCCTTGTCTGCAAAAAGATTAATCTGAACTATTATAATCCACTTGAGATAAATCCCAGAAATCCGATTGGGGAACAGAATGAGGATATGCTGGTTGTCAGGAATGCGGGCGAGATTTTATACAGGTTCAGGGACAATTGA
- a CDS encoding serine protease, producing MKTSTGLLSLIIILLSAVSSGAVNFTPKEIYSRDAPAVVFISAFDQGARTGSAGTGSIITPEGLVLTNSHVITNAKTKNPYGTIVVCLKPARLSGDSNDDLKQCLSARVISRDTEIDLAVLKLENVQGVLTAIPLGDAGTVSIGDPVAAIGHPEGGGLWILTTGAISGVKKIGPQDVFQTETSINRGNSGGPLIDASGNMIGINTSMSRMSADNIPIVGVNFAVKSTQVKKWLDSQGINIAVRSAQAADAKENTALAPVRKEKAGMPEEPEPPQFEEKKALTAEELKPESEAEKQPGTPPEKTKKKKTATKKETGVIDDKNMTGAEEELREFKGPGGEIMYGIPEGKFNLNDTTGMLYDRTKKKAQKAFEELDEAD from the coding sequence ATGAAAACATCAACAGGGCTGCTATCGCTGATAATCATATTATTAAGCGCTGTTTCCTCAGGCGCGGTTAATTTCACACCAAAAGAGATATATTCAAGGGATGCACCGGCGGTTGTTTTCATCTCGGCATTTGACCAGGGGGCACGGACAGGCAGTGCGGGTACGGGCTCCATCATAACGCCTGAAGGGCTTGTGCTCACAAACAGTCATGTCATAACAAATGCAAAAACGAAAAATCCTTACGGCACCATAGTGGTCTGCCTCAAGCCTGCAAGGCTTTCGGGAGATTCAAATGACGATCTCAAGCAGTGCCTTTCGGCCCGTGTGATTTCGAGGGACACTGAGATCGATCTGGCCGTGCTCAAGCTTGAAAATGTTCAGGGTGTTCTGACGGCAATACCTCTCGGCGATGCCGGGACCGTATCGATAGGCGATCCTGTCGCGGCGATCGGGCATCCTGAAGGAGGCGGGCTTTGGATTCTCACCACGGGTGCCATATCAGGCGTTAAGAAGATCGGTCCGCAGGATGTCTTCCAGACAGAGACCAGCATAAACCGTGGCAATTCGGGAGGGCCCCTTATCGATGCATCTGGAAACATGATAGGCATAAACACGAGCATGTCCCGCATGTCGGCCGACAACATTCCCATTGTGGGCGTAAATTTTGCAGTAAAGAGCACTCAGGTTAAAAAATGGCTTGATTCGCAGGGGATCAATATCGCTGTCCGGTCCGCACAGGCAGCGGATGCAAAAGAGAACACAGCCCTTGCCCCTGTCCGGAAGGAAAAGGCCGGAATGCCTGAAGAACCGGAGCCTCCCCAATTTGAAGAGAAAAAGGCCCTGACTGCAGAGGAATTAAAGCCTGAATCCGAGGCTGAAAAACAGCCAGGCACACCCCCGGAAAAAACAAAAAAGAAAAAAACCGCTACAAAGAAAGAAACAGGGGTCATTGACGACAAAAACATGACTGGCGCGGAAGAAGAACTCAGGGAATTCAAAGGCCCTGGCGGTGAGATCATGTATGGAATTCCCGAAGGGAAATTCAACCTGAACGATACGACCGGAATGCTGTATGACCGGACTAAAAAGAAAGCTCAGAAGGCCTTTGAAGAACTGGACGAGGCTGACTAG